One region of Macadamia integrifolia cultivar HAES 741 chromosome 11, SCU_Mint_v3, whole genome shotgun sequence genomic DNA includes:
- the LOC122093495 gene encoding calcium permeable stress-gated cation channel 1-like isoform X1, protein MATVGDIGVAAAINIISAFAFFLAFAILRIQPINDRVYFPKWYLVGSRISPSDSGEFVRKFINLDLVSYLRFLNWMPAALQMPELELIDHAGLDSAVYLRIYLLGLKIFVPITFLAFAILVPINWTNGTLANSNVAFSDIDKLSISNIPIGSERFWGHLVMAYAFTFWTCYMLQKEYAKVESMRLLFLASEDRAPNQFTVLVRNVPPDPDESVSEFVEHFFLVNHPDHYLTHQVVYDARKLSKLVEEKKNMQNWLDYFELKYSRNKSAKPSMKTGFLGLWGEKVDAIDFYTSKIYQLSKDIEAEQEKIRNDPNSIMPAAFVSFKTRWGAAVCAQTQQSRNPTAWLTEWAPEPHDVYWNHLAIPFVSLTVRRLIIAIAFFFLTFFFMIPILFVQSLANIQSIEQAAPFLAPILEDKRFSFINSFIQGFLPGIALKIFLILLPTILMMMSKFEGFTSQSALERRSASLYYIFIFINIFLGNIITGTAFQQLNTFIHESANEISTTIGVSIPMKATFFITYIMVDGWAGIAGEILRLKPWIIFQLKNLFFVKTEKDLEEAMDPGSLGFNTAEPQIQLYFLLGLVYAVVTPILLPFILVFFGMAFIVFRHQIINVYDQKYESAGAFWPDVHGRIIAALIVSQLLLMGLLSTKRAAQSTPFLIVLPVITIWFHIYCKGRYEPAFTAYPLQEAMMKDTVERATEPNLDLKEYLRNAYIHPLFKGEDDKINADTRDGEEESLLVPTKCQSRRNTPIPSKRSDSSSRFLLEVVQEQP, encoded by the exons ATGGCTACAGTTGGAGATATAGGAGTTGCAGCAGCTATTAATATTATCAGTGCATTTGCTTTCTTCTTGGCATTTGCTATATTAAGAATCCAACCTATCAATGATAGGGTGTACTTTCCGAAATGGTATCTCGTTGGTTCGAGGATCAGTCCTTCAGACTCTGGGGAATTTGTAAGAAAATTTATCAATTTGGACTTGGTATCATACTTGAGGTTTCTAAATTGGATGCCAGCTGCGCTGCAAATGCCAGAACTTGAGCTCATCGACCATGCTGGACTGGATTCTGCTGTTTACCTTAGGATTTACTTGCTTGG GcttaaaatttttgttcctattACATTTCTTGCTTTCGCAATCCTGGTTCCAATTAATTGGACCAATGGCACGCTTGCTAATTCAAATGTAGCCTTCAGTGACATAGACAAGCTCTCTATTTCAAATATTCCAATAGGATCAGAAAG gTTTTGGGGCCATTTAGTAATGGCTTATGCCTTTACCTTCTGGACATGCTATATGCTACAAAAGGAGTATGCAAAAGTTGAATCAATGCGATTGCTCTTTCTTGCATCAGAGGATCGCGCTCCAAACCAGTTTACA GTCCTTGTAAGAAATGTGCCTCCAGACCCTGATGAATCAGTTAGTGAGTTTgtggagcatttttttcttgtaaaccATCCAGACCATTATCTCACCCATCAG GTTGTGTACGATGCAAGAAAACTTTCCAAATTGgttgaagagaaaaagaacatgCAGAACTGGTTAGATTACTTTGAACTCAAGTATTCTAGAAATAAATCTGCGAAGCCATCCATGAAg ACTGGATTTCTTGGTCTTTGGGGAGAAAAAGTGGATGCAATCGATTTTTACACTTCCAAGATTTATCAACTATCAAAAGAC ATAGAGGCAGAGCAAGAAAAGATTAGAAACGATCCAAATTCAATTATGCCTGCAGCATTTGTTTCCTTCAAAACTCGCTGGGGTGCTGCTGTCTGTGCTCAAACTCAACAATCCAGAAACCCGACTGCATGGTTGACTGAATGGGCTCCAGAACCCCATGATGTTTATTGGAACCATTTGGCCATCCCATTTGTTTCGCTCACAGTTAGAAGGCTGATTATAGCTATTGCATTCTtcttccttacattcttttttATGATCCCAATACTCTTTGTTCAGTCCCTTGCAAATATTCAAAGCATTGAGCAAGCAGCTCCATTTTTGGCACCCATACTAGAAGACAA GAGATTCAGTTTCATCAATTCATTCATCCAAGGTTTTCTACCTGGGATTGCTTTAAAGATTTTCCTCATTCTTCTGCCAAcaatattgatgatgatgtcaAAATTTGAAGGTTTTACATCCCAGTCAGCTTTGGAGAGGAGATCGGCatctttatattatattttcatatttattaatatatttcttGGGAACATAATTACAGGAACGGCATTTCAACAACTAAATACTTTTATCCACGAGTCAGCGAATGA AATTTCTACAACAATTGGTGTATCAATTCCAATGAAAGCAACTTTCTTCATTACCTACATTATGGTTGATGGTTGGGCTGGAATTGCTGGAGAAATTCTGAGGTTAAAACCATGGATAATCTTCCAATTGAAGAATCTCTTCTTTGTGAAGACTGAAAAGGATCTAGAAGAGGCAATGGATCCAGGAAGTCTTGGGTTTAATACAGCCGAACCTCAAATACAGTTGTACTTCTTACTTGGCCTTGTATATGCTGTGGTCACAcccattcttcttcctttcataTTAGTATTTTTTGGCATGGCATTTATTGTCTTCCGCCATCAG ATCATTAACGTCTACGATCAAAAATATGAGAGCGCTGGAGCATTCTGGCCTGATGTCCACGGGCGTATTATTGCTGCATTGATTGTCTCACAGCTGCTTCTGATGGGATTGTTGAGTACGAAGCGAGCGGCTCAGTCTACACCCTTTCTCATTGTACTTCCTGTTATAACAATATGGTTCCATATATACTGCAAAGGCCGTTATGAACCTGCATTTACTGCCTACCCGTTACAG GAGGCAATGATGAAAGATACAGTGGAACGTGCAACGGAAccaaatttggatttgaaagAGTACCTCCGAAATGCGTATATTCATCCACTTTTCAAGGGCGAAGATGACAAGATTAATGCAGATACCAGAGATGGGGAAGAGGAGAGTTTGCTGGTCCCCACAAAATGCCAGTCTCGAAGGAACACACCCATACCAAGCAAACGCAGTGATTCATCGTCACGCTTCCTACTTGAGGTTGTTCAAGAGCAGCCTTAA
- the LOC122093495 gene encoding calcium permeable stress-gated cation channel 1-like isoform X2 has translation MATVGDIGVAAAINIISAFAFFLAFAILRIQPINDRVYFPKWYLVGSRISPSDSGEFVRKFINLDLVSYLRFLNWMPAALQMPELELIDHAGLDSAVYLRIYLLGLKIFVPITFLAFAILVPINWTNGTLANSNVAFSDIDKLSISNIPIGSERFWGHLVMAYAFTFWTCYMLQKEYAKVESMRLLFLASEDRAPNQFTVLVRNVPPDPDESVSEFVEHFFLVNHPDHYLTHQVVYDARKLSKLVEEKKNMQNWLDYFELKYSRNKSAKPSMKTGFLGLWGEKVDAIDFYTSKIYQLSKDIEAEQEKIRNDPNSIMPAAFVSFKTRWGAAVCAQTQQSRNPTAWLTEWAPEPHDVYWNHLAIPFVSLTVRRLIIAIAFFFLTFFFMIPILFVQSLANIQSIEQAAPFLAPILEDKRFSFINSFIQGFLPGIALKIFLILLPTILMMMSKFEGTAFQQLNTFIHESANEISTTIGVSIPMKATFFITYIMVDGWAGIAGEILRLKPWIIFQLKNLFFVKTEKDLEEAMDPGSLGFNTAEPQIQLYFLLGLVYAVVTPILLPFILVFFGMAFIVFRHQIINVYDQKYESAGAFWPDVHGRIIAALIVSQLLLMGLLSTKRAAQSTPFLIVLPVITIWFHIYCKGRYEPAFTAYPLQEAMMKDTVERATEPNLDLKEYLRNAYIHPLFKGEDDKINADTRDGEEESLLVPTKCQSRRNTPIPSKRSDSSSRFLLEVVQEQP, from the exons ATGGCTACAGTTGGAGATATAGGAGTTGCAGCAGCTATTAATATTATCAGTGCATTTGCTTTCTTCTTGGCATTTGCTATATTAAGAATCCAACCTATCAATGATAGGGTGTACTTTCCGAAATGGTATCTCGTTGGTTCGAGGATCAGTCCTTCAGACTCTGGGGAATTTGTAAGAAAATTTATCAATTTGGACTTGGTATCATACTTGAGGTTTCTAAATTGGATGCCAGCTGCGCTGCAAATGCCAGAACTTGAGCTCATCGACCATGCTGGACTGGATTCTGCTGTTTACCTTAGGATTTACTTGCTTGG GcttaaaatttttgttcctattACATTTCTTGCTTTCGCAATCCTGGTTCCAATTAATTGGACCAATGGCACGCTTGCTAATTCAAATGTAGCCTTCAGTGACATAGACAAGCTCTCTATTTCAAATATTCCAATAGGATCAGAAAG gTTTTGGGGCCATTTAGTAATGGCTTATGCCTTTACCTTCTGGACATGCTATATGCTACAAAAGGAGTATGCAAAAGTTGAATCAATGCGATTGCTCTTTCTTGCATCAGAGGATCGCGCTCCAAACCAGTTTACA GTCCTTGTAAGAAATGTGCCTCCAGACCCTGATGAATCAGTTAGTGAGTTTgtggagcatttttttcttgtaaaccATCCAGACCATTATCTCACCCATCAG GTTGTGTACGATGCAAGAAAACTTTCCAAATTGgttgaagagaaaaagaacatgCAGAACTGGTTAGATTACTTTGAACTCAAGTATTCTAGAAATAAATCTGCGAAGCCATCCATGAAg ACTGGATTTCTTGGTCTTTGGGGAGAAAAAGTGGATGCAATCGATTTTTACACTTCCAAGATTTATCAACTATCAAAAGAC ATAGAGGCAGAGCAAGAAAAGATTAGAAACGATCCAAATTCAATTATGCCTGCAGCATTTGTTTCCTTCAAAACTCGCTGGGGTGCTGCTGTCTGTGCTCAAACTCAACAATCCAGAAACCCGACTGCATGGTTGACTGAATGGGCTCCAGAACCCCATGATGTTTATTGGAACCATTTGGCCATCCCATTTGTTTCGCTCACAGTTAGAAGGCTGATTATAGCTATTGCATTCTtcttccttacattcttttttATGATCCCAATACTCTTTGTTCAGTCCCTTGCAAATATTCAAAGCATTGAGCAAGCAGCTCCATTTTTGGCACCCATACTAGAAGACAA GAGATTCAGTTTCATCAATTCATTCATCCAAGGTTTTCTACCTGGGATTGCTTTAAAGATTTTCCTCATTCTTCTGCCAAcaatattgatgatgatgtcaAAATTTGAAG GAACGGCATTTCAACAACTAAATACTTTTATCCACGAGTCAGCGAATGA AATTTCTACAACAATTGGTGTATCAATTCCAATGAAAGCAACTTTCTTCATTACCTACATTATGGTTGATGGTTGGGCTGGAATTGCTGGAGAAATTCTGAGGTTAAAACCATGGATAATCTTCCAATTGAAGAATCTCTTCTTTGTGAAGACTGAAAAGGATCTAGAAGAGGCAATGGATCCAGGAAGTCTTGGGTTTAATACAGCCGAACCTCAAATACAGTTGTACTTCTTACTTGGCCTTGTATATGCTGTGGTCACAcccattcttcttcctttcataTTAGTATTTTTTGGCATGGCATTTATTGTCTTCCGCCATCAG ATCATTAACGTCTACGATCAAAAATATGAGAGCGCTGGAGCATTCTGGCCTGATGTCCACGGGCGTATTATTGCTGCATTGATTGTCTCACAGCTGCTTCTGATGGGATTGTTGAGTACGAAGCGAGCGGCTCAGTCTACACCCTTTCTCATTGTACTTCCTGTTATAACAATATGGTTCCATATATACTGCAAAGGCCGTTATGAACCTGCATTTACTGCCTACCCGTTACAG GAGGCAATGATGAAAGATACAGTGGAACGTGCAACGGAAccaaatttggatttgaaagAGTACCTCCGAAATGCGTATATTCATCCACTTTTCAAGGGCGAAGATGACAAGATTAATGCAGATACCAGAGATGGGGAAGAGGAGAGTTTGCTGGTCCCCACAAAATGCCAGTCTCGAAGGAACACACCCATACCAAGCAAACGCAGTGATTCATCGTCACGCTTCCTACTTGAGGTTGTTCAAGAGCAGCCTTAA